One Methanococcus aeolicus Nankai-3 DNA segment encodes these proteins:
- a CDS encoding helix-turn-helix domain-containing protein — protein MAKLMIKTPCSTFTLSSIMCCVFGIKTFDVSVYFTLLNNGALKVNDISEKLNRDRSTVQRAVQSLVNAGLAKRKQINLKEGGYFYVYMAIPFEEIKNAIKNAMETWCNDVKNWVNSIDDNDLKNMADEKI, from the coding sequence ATGGCTAAATTAATGATTAAAACTCCATGTTCAACATTTACTTTGAGTAGTATAATGTGTTGCGTATTTGGTATAAAGACATTTGATGTTTCAGTATATTTTACATTATTAAATAATGGAGCTTTGAAGGTAAATGATATATCTGAAAAACTTAATAGAGATAGAAGCACGGTTCAAAGAGCTGTCCAAAGTCTTGTAAATGCAGGTCTTGCAAAGAGGAAACAAATTAATCTTAAAGAAGGGGGCTATTTTTATGTATATATGGCAATTCCTTTTGAAGAGATAAAAAATGCTATTAAAAATGCTATGGAAACTTGGTGCAATGATGTTAAAAACTGGGTAAATTCCATAGATGATAATGATTTAAAAAATATGGCCGATGAAAAAATATAA